In Legionella lytica, one genomic interval encodes:
- a CDS encoding patatin-like phospholipase family protein: MAKKSKGQVQKQALGIINMPYKPIHEKQTYKRIACVFQGGGALGAYQVGAYRAIHERGYIPNYLSGVSIGAINSSIVAGNPPEKQIEKLMEFWNTIVPKLWSDQFSPWSSFDYFRHVNNSITALHVIMFGLDGFFKPRYIAPNELTTGTPDKLSYYDTSELRNTLEKVIDFDRINSKEVTLCLGAVNVESGEMSFFNNQLMTITPEHIMASCSLPPGFPAMKIGDNYYWDGGIYANTPLVTVLDALPEEDTLCFVVDCFSLAGQLPENMDQVDERQKDIRYASHSRRLTNVYSSRQNLQAAITILGQHLTPEAKNDPQIQQILQLGNQKRFSVVHIIYRGSPFAHSFKDYNFGKAVIERRMNTGYENAIEVLNEPKWEDKSTNPLACSIYGVTPDYFDQR, from the coding sequence ATGGCTAAAAAAAGTAAAGGACAGGTACAAAAACAAGCTCTTGGCATAATTAATATGCCTTACAAACCTATCCACGAAAAACAAACATACAAACGCATTGCCTGTGTATTTCAAGGTGGTGGGGCCTTAGGTGCATATCAAGTTGGGGCTTATCGTGCAATTCATGAACGTGGATATATCCCTAATTATCTTTCTGGGGTATCCATTGGTGCAATTAATAGTTCCATTGTTGCTGGAAATCCGCCTGAAAAACAGATCGAAAAACTAATGGAATTTTGGAACACTATTGTTCCTAAGTTATGGAGCGATCAGTTTTCCCCGTGGAGCTCTTTTGATTATTTTCGACATGTAAACAACAGCATCACTGCACTCCATGTCATTATGTTTGGTTTAGATGGCTTTTTTAAACCCCGTTATATAGCTCCAAATGAGTTAACAACAGGCACTCCTGATAAATTAAGTTATTATGACACCTCGGAGTTACGAAATACCCTTGAAAAAGTAATTGATTTTGACCGAATTAATTCGAAAGAAGTGACTTTATGTCTTGGTGCGGTGAACGTTGAATCAGGAGAAATGTCATTTTTTAATAATCAATTAATGACGATTACTCCGGAGCATATTATGGCGAGTTGCTCCCTGCCCCCAGGATTCCCTGCAATGAAAATCGGTGATAATTATTACTGGGATGGCGGAATCTATGCAAATACCCCTCTAGTTACGGTGCTTGATGCCCTACCAGAAGAAGATACTTTGTGTTTTGTCGTGGATTGCTTTAGTTTGGCAGGTCAGCTACCTGAGAACATGGATCAGGTAGATGAACGACAAAAAGACATTCGTTATGCCAGCCACTCTCGCCGTCTCACCAATGTCTACAGTAGTCGACAAAATTTACAGGCTGCAATTACCATATTAGGCCAACATTTAACGCCTGAAGCAAAAAATGATCCTCAGATACAACAAATTTTACAGTTAGGTAATCAAAAACGTTTTAGTGTAGTACATATTATTTATCGAGGCTCGCCTTTTGCTCATTCATTCAAAGATTATAATTTTGGAAAGGCGGTTATTGAGCGACGCATGAATACCGGGTATGAAAATGCTATTGAGGTATTAAACGAGCCAAAATGGGAAGACAAATCGACGAACCCATTGGCGTGCTCCATTTATGGCGTCACTCCTGATTATTTTGATCAAAGATAA
- a CDS encoding YdcF family protein — translation MNYTTITRFCFLILLIPAVIYLLLAFYIAKNSEQDNKKPADAILVLGAKINRDKALNPCLVARVEHAVELYKAHYAPKLVVSGGVDKEDNVNEAQEMKRIAMSLGVPEHDILLESDSTSTYENMLLSKKILDEEHMNSIIVVTEPFHLPRALLAAKKVGLKAVGSPAVKSACWANNKYLSLYFAKEPLAIMYYKLKNRV, via the coding sequence ATGAACTATACCACAATAACTCGTTTTTGTTTCCTTATCTTATTGATCCCTGCTGTTATTTATTTACTACTTGCTTTCTACATTGCCAAAAATTCGGAGCAAGATAATAAAAAACCAGCGGATGCAATTTTAGTCCTTGGCGCCAAAATCAATCGTGATAAGGCACTCAACCCTTGCCTTGTCGCACGAGTTGAACATGCTGTTGAATTATATAAAGCACATTATGCTCCTAAACTAGTGGTTTCAGGTGGTGTTGATAAAGAAGATAACGTTAATGAAGCCCAAGAAATGAAAAGAATCGCCATGTCGCTAGGCGTTCCGGAACACGATATTTTGCTTGAGTCCGACTCAACATCAACCTATGAAAATATGCTGCTTTCTAAAAAAATATTGGATGAAGAGCATATGAATTCAATTATCGTCGTCACAGAGCCATTCCATCTGCCTCGAGCTCTGCTCGCTGCAAAAAAAGTTGGGCTTAAAGCAGTGGGTTCACCCGCAGTAAAAAGTGCATGTTGGGCGAACAATAAATATCTAAGCCTTTATTTTGCCAAAGAGCCTCTAGCAATTATGTATTATAAGTTAAAAAATAGAGTGTAA
- a CDS encoding esterase/lipase family protein, which translates to MAKAIFSRYLLVVFILVFSIINAATAQVHPSSTNLKTKHQKEIVILIHGLMRTSMSMRPLKSFLEGYGYQVYLYSYPSARYSIQQHGVRLQHFVDDLIAKNPGKKINFITHSLGGIITREAVSKLKPRQVKQIGCLIMLAPPNQGSTLAKISTKIFPLFTLPIKPLAELSSEESSYVHRVPVPKIKMAIIAGKYDAKVPPEYARLDGQMEPMVISTNHMVIMNNSKVRELILQFLANGRFEKARR; encoded by the coding sequence ATGGCTAAAGCTATTTTCAGTCGCTATTTGCTTGTTGTGTTTATCTTGGTTTTTTCAATCATCAATGCAGCAACAGCCCAAGTACATCCGTCCAGTACTAATTTAAAAACCAAACATCAAAAAGAAATTGTTATATTAATTCATGGGTTAATGCGCACATCAATGAGCATGCGCCCGTTAAAATCCTTTTTAGAAGGTTATGGATATCAAGTTTACTTGTATAGTTATCCATCAGCACGCTATTCGATTCAGCAGCACGGGGTTCGTTTGCAGCACTTTGTTGATGATTTAATTGCCAAAAATCCGGGGAAAAAAATTAATTTTATTACCCATAGTCTTGGGGGCATTATCACTCGCGAGGCAGTATCTAAATTAAAGCCCAGACAAGTGAAACAAATTGGTTGCTTAATTATGTTAGCACCACCGAATCAAGGTTCTACCTTAGCTAAAATATCTACCAAAATATTCCCACTATTTACGTTACCGATAAAGCCCTTAGCCGAACTCAGTTCAGAAGAATCATCTTATGTTCATCGTGTACCTGTTCCAAAAATTAAAATGGCCATCATTGCTGGAAAATACGATGCTAAAGTTCCTCCTGAATACGCACGCTTGGATGGGCAAATGGAACCTATGGTTATTAGTACAAATCATATGGTTATCATGAATAACTCAAAAGTACGTGAGCTTATTCTTCAGTTTCTGGCGAATGGGAGATTTGAAAAAGCAAGAAGGTAA
- a CDS encoding malate synthase has protein sequence MNNNYYKISGRLSHTNNFVLPPELMNFLVTMERFARDRRQELLLARQKRQHEFDKGVYPNFLEETASIRQDNWRVHNTPADLQDRRVEITGPVDRKMIINALNSGAKVFMADFEDSNSPTWNNCIDGQVNLYDAVRKEITYTDPQSSKHYKLNEKTAVLVVRPRGWHLDEPHVLIDEKPMSASLFDALTYLFHNAKTLLEQGTGPYFYLPKMESHLEARLWNDVLLKAQELLGLPRGCVKVTVLIETITAGFEMDEIIYELRDHIVGLNCGRWDYIFSYIKKFRNHKEFLLPDRQQVTMTSHFLSSYVNLFLQTKIIKQEKKIQQEEKQTQVHTSKDNHHTHIERSMSIKQQLQESKTLERDELLSHQSVIRVK, from the coding sequence ATGAATAATAACTACTATAAGATCAGTGGTAGATTATCTCACACAAATAACTTTGTTTTACCCCCAGAGTTAATGAATTTTTTGGTTACTATGGAACGTTTTGCACGTGACCGCCGACAAGAACTTTTATTAGCCAGACAAAAAAGGCAACACGAGTTTGATAAAGGCGTGTATCCTAATTTTTTAGAAGAAACTGCCTCTATTCGCCAAGACAACTGGAGAGTCCATAATACACCAGCCGATCTGCAAGACAGAAGAGTTGAAATTACAGGCCCAGTAGATCGCAAAATGATTATTAATGCCTTAAATAGTGGTGCAAAAGTATTTATGGCGGATTTTGAAGACTCAAACTCACCAACATGGAATAATTGTATTGATGGGCAAGTTAATTTATACGATGCAGTTCGCAAAGAAATAACCTACACGGATCCGCAATCCAGCAAGCATTACAAGCTTAATGAAAAAACAGCTGTTCTTGTGGTACGCCCAAGAGGCTGGCATTTAGACGAGCCACATGTACTAATTGATGAAAAACCTATGTCTGCATCATTATTTGATGCGCTCACCTATCTCTTTCATAATGCAAAGACTTTATTAGAGCAGGGCACCGGACCTTATTTCTATTTACCCAAAATGGAGTCTCATTTGGAGGCTAGGTTGTGGAATGATGTGCTCCTTAAAGCTCAAGAACTATTAGGTTTACCTCGTGGTTGTGTGAAGGTAACCGTATTGATTGAAACCATTACTGCTGGTTTTGAAATGGATGAAATCATTTATGAGTTACGTGATCATATCGTCGGTTTAAATTGCGGTCGTTGGGATTATATATTTTCTTATATTAAAAAATTCCGTAATCATAAAGAGTTTTTATTACCTGACAGACAACAAGTGACCATGACCAGTCATTTTCTTAGCTCTTATGTCAATTTATTTCTACAGACTAAAATCATAAAACAAGAAAAGAAAATCCAGCAAGAAGAGAAGCAAACACAAGTTCACACCAGCAAAGACAATCACCACACTCATATTGAACGCTCTATGTCGATTAAACAACAACTCCAAGAATCCAAAACGTTGGAAAGAGACGAGCTATTGAGTCATCAGAGCGTTATTAGAGTGAAGTAA
- a CDS encoding fibronectin type III domain-containing protein, which yields MKFIIHVFILALLWLGSLAYAKNGHLFNIVESGDPVLLDINLCLNGKAPHSCQKYRVSATNLSLTTTPKHDYPAAGIKVLSTNYKPSNCRPILNGYCLFSANHSQATLIKLNNLQIKEQKILLNSVPPAMPTVGDTYTLTATGGGSGNPVVFSIDAGSSSGACTISGNEVSFTAVGTCIVNANQAGNAQYNSAPQVQQKITVNKKEQNIAWISIPPVTPTVGDAYTLTATGGGSGNPVVFSIDAGSTSGACTLSGNEVSFNAVGTCIVNANQAGNAQYNTAPQVQQNVAINKQEQSITWTSTPPVTPTVGDTYTLTATGGGSGNPVVFSIDAGSTSGTCTLTDDTVSFTAGGTCIVNANQAGNAQYNAAPQVQQNVTINKQEQSITWTSTPPVTPTVGDTYTLTATGGGSGNPVVFSIDASSTSGACTLSDSTVSFTAGGTCIVNANQAGNAQYNAAPQMQQNVTINKQEQSITWTSTPPVTSTVGDTYTLTATGGGSGNPLVFSIDASSTSGACTLTDDTVSFTAGGTCIVNANQAGNAQYNAAPQVQQNMTVNKLEQSITWTSTPPTMPTIGDTYTLTATGGGSGNPVVFSIDAGSTSGACTLSGNEVSFNAVGTCIVNADLAGDAQYNAAPQVQQNMTINKQEQSITWSSTPPITPTVGDTYTLTATGGGSGNPVVFSIDASSTSGACTLTDDTVSFTAGGTCIVNANQAGNAQYNAAPQVQQNVTINKQEQSITWTSTPPVTPTVGDTYTLTATGGGSGNPVVFSIDASSTSGACTLSDSTVSFTAGGTCIVNANQAGNAQYNAAPQMQQNVTINKQEQSITWTSTPPVTSTVGDTYTLTATGGGSGNPLVFSIDASSTSGACTLTDDTVSFTAGGTCIVNANQAGNAQYNAAPQVQQNMTVNKLEQSITWTSTPPTMPTIGDTYTLTATGGGSGNPLVFSIDASSTSGACTLTDDTVSFTAVGTCIVNADQAGDAQYNAAAQMQQNISVKLTQTIVFSSSPPSSITAGGTYSVAATGGASGNPVVFSIDAGSTSGACTISGNTVFFTAEGTCIVNADQAGDNQYYPASQVQQNISVGAAIAVPSPPTSVIAIPGDGQVTLNWSAPLYPGSAPITGYIVTYGDTSTSSYNTIVADCNPTTAQSCVVTGLTNGTSYTFRVSASNSSGYARYWFGYSSPVIPLSGLAISPSTLALSGLGSAHARKIKLINNLNYDITLDAIPVDTAFSPALPTGTTLSNTTCNTVTPLIAKGGSCEITITPDSTVSTNDSGTLCTLGVAPKPSVLTVTANSGTVHAEVNVVVLGYGCQYQGGYIFSIDDTTVVTRSIGGKVVAYKDQTSRWWMPIINGGYPYLVSIWGIDEGSSYLNPSPNASSSMPAELKAGQLNCNGNYDGACNSNNIITVYYPEQEYAAAICNQPIDSLGNYPCITGTCYTDWYLPSICEMDSVGFGYSNCPSDAQSMTKNLLGLIGNYSNSCSFNTTNNCIADFHWSSTQLSSNTQDYAWFEYFYNGGGYQSNYNNKPNYFLLRCVRSLTY from the coding sequence ATGAAATTTATTATACATGTTTTCATCTTGGCACTATTATGGCTGGGATCATTAGCTTATGCAAAAAATGGGCATTTATTCAATATTGTTGAATCAGGAGATCCTGTTTTATTGGATATTAATTTATGTTTAAATGGAAAAGCCCCGCATTCGTGTCAGAAATATAGAGTTTCTGCTACGAATTTAAGCCTTACGACTACTCCCAAACATGATTATCCAGCTGCAGGCATTAAAGTCTTATCTACCAATTATAAGCCAAGCAACTGTAGGCCAATACTTAATGGATATTGTTTATTTTCAGCAAATCATTCCCAAGCGACCCTAATCAAATTAAATAATTTACAAATAAAAGAGCAAAAAATTTTACTAAATAGTGTTCCTCCAGCAATGCCTACAGTTGGAGATACCTATACGCTCACAGCTACTGGTGGTGGCTCAGGTAATCCGGTGGTGTTTAGCATTGATGCGGGCAGTAGTTCAGGAGCTTGTACTATCAGCGGCAATGAGGTTTCTTTTACTGCAGTAGGAACTTGCATTGTGAATGCCAATCAAGCTGGAAATGCTCAATACAACTCTGCACCACAAGTACAGCAAAAAATCACCGTAAACAAAAAAGAACAAAACATCGCGTGGATCAGTATTCCCCCAGTTACACCTACAGTAGGCGATGCCTATACGCTCACAGCTACTGGTGGTGGCTCAGGTAATCCGGTGGTGTTTAGCATTGATGCGGGCAGTACTTCAGGAGCTTGCACCCTCAGCGGCAATGAAGTTTCTTTTAATGCAGTAGGAACTTGCATTGTGAATGCCAATCAAGCTGGAAATGCTCAATACAACACTGCGCCACAAGTGCAGCAAAATGTGGCAATAAACAAACAAGAACAAAGCATTACCTGGACCAGTACTCCTCCAGTAACACCTACCGTAGGCGATACCTATACGCTCACAGCTACTGGTGGTGGCTCAGGTAATCCGGTGGTGTTTAGCATTGATGCGGGCAGTACTTCAGGAACTTGCACCCTCACCGACGATACTGTTTCTTTTACCGCAGGGGGAACCTGTATTGTGAATGCCAATCAAGCCGGGAACGCTCAATACAACGCTGCGCCACAAGTGCAGCAAAATGTGACAATAAACAAACAAGAGCAAAGCATTACCTGGACCAGTACTCCTCCAGTAACACCTACGGTAGGCGATACCTATACGCTCACAGCTACGGGTGGTGGCTCAGGTAATCCGGTGGTGTTTAGCATTGATGCAAGCAGTACTTCAGGAGCTTGTACTCTCAGCGACAGTACCGTTTCTTTCACCGCAGGGGGAACCTGTATTGTGAATGCCAATCAAGCCGGAAATGCTCAATACAACGCTGCGCCACAAATGCAGCAAAATGTGACAATAAACAAACAAGAGCAAAGCATTACCTGGACCAGTACTCCTCCAGTAACATCTACCGTAGGCGATACCTATACGCTCACAGCTACTGGTGGTGGCTCAGGTAATCCGCTAGTGTTTAGCATTGATGCAAGCAGTACTTCAGGAGCTTGCACCCTCACCGACGATACTGTTTCTTTTACCGCAGGGGGAACCTGTATTGTGAATGCCAATCAAGCCGGAAATGCTCAATACAACGCTGCGCCACAAGTGCAGCAAAATATGACGGTAAACAAACTAGAGCAAAGCATCACCTGGACCAGTACTCCCCCAACCATGCCTACGATAGGCGATACCTATACGCTCACAGCTACTGGTGGTGGCTCAGGTAATCCGGTGGTGTTTAGCATTGATGCGGGCAGTACTTCAGGAGCTTGCACCCTCAGCGGCAATGAAGTTTCTTTTAATGCAGTAGGAACTTGCATTGTGAATGCGGATCTGGCTGGAGACGCTCAATACAACGCTGCGCCACAAGTGCAGCAAAATATGACAATAAACAAACAAGAGCAAAGCATTACCTGGAGCAGTACTCCTCCAATAACACCTACAGTAGGCGATACCTATACGCTCACAGCTACGGGTGGTGGCTCAGGTAATCCGGTGGTGTTTAGCATTGATGCAAGCAGTACTTCAGGAGCTTGCACCCTCACCGACGATACTGTTTCTTTTACCGCAGGGGGAACCTGTATTGTGAATGCCAATCAAGCCGGAAATGCTCAATACAACGCTGCGCCACAAGTGCAGCAAAATGTGACAATAAACAAACAAGAGCAAAGCATTACCTGGACCAGTACTCCTCCAGTAACACCTACGGTAGGCGATACCTATACGCTCACAGCTACGGGTGGTGGCTCAGGTAATCCGGTGGTGTTTAGCATTGATGCAAGCAGTACTTCAGGAGCTTGTACTCTCAGCGACAGTACCGTTTCTTTCACCGCAGGGGGAACCTGTATTGTGAATGCCAATCAAGCCGGAAATGCTCAATACAACGCTGCGCCACAAATGCAGCAAAATGTGACAATAAACAAACAAGAGCAAAGCATTACCTGGACCAGTACTCCTCCAGTAACATCTACCGTAGGCGATACCTATACGCTCACAGCTACTGGTGGTGGCTCAGGTAATCCGCTAGTGTTTAGCATTGATGCAAGCAGTACTTCAGGAGCTTGCACCCTCACCGACGATACTGTTTCTTTTACCGCAGGGGGAACCTGTATTGTGAATGCCAATCAAGCCGGAAATGCTCAATACAACGCTGCGCCACAAGTGCAGCAAAATATGACGGTAAACAAACTAGAGCAAAGCATCACCTGGACCAGTACTCCCCCAACCATGCCTACGATAGGCGATACCTATACGCTCACAGCTACTGGTGGTGGCTCAGGTAATCCGCTAGTGTTTAGCATTGATGCAAGCAGTACTTCAGGAGCTTGCACCCTCACCGACGATACTGTTTCTTTTACTGCAGTAGGAACCTGCATTGTGAATGCGGATCAGGCTGGAGATGCTCAATACAATGCTGCAGCACAAATGCAGCAAAATATCTCCGTAAAATTGACTCAAACGATTGTTTTTAGTAGCTCCCCACCTTCATCCATTACTGCAGGTGGAACCTATTCAGTGGCTGCCACAGGTGGTGCTTCGGGTAATCCTGTGGTTTTTAGTATAGATGCGGGCAGTACTTCAGGAGCTTGTACTATAAGCGGTAATACTGTTTTCTTTACTGCAGAGGGAACGTGTATTGTCAATGCGGATCAAGCCGGCGATAATCAATATTATCCCGCCTCTCAAGTGCAGCAAAATATTAGTGTGGGGGCCGCAATTGCAGTTCCATCCCCCCCAACCTCAGTAATTGCTATTCCTGGAGACGGTCAAGTAACGTTAAATTGGTCGGCTCCCCTCTACCCAGGTAGTGCTCCGATTACAGGTTATATCGTAACTTATGGGGACACTAGTACTTCTTCATACAATACTATTGTTGCTGATTGTAATCCAACTACAGCTCAATCTTGTGTTGTGACTGGATTAACCAATGGCACTTCATACACTTTTAGGGTCAGTGCGAGTAATAGCAGTGGCTATGCTCGTTATTGGTTTGGGTATTCCAGCCCGGTTATACCGTTATCAGGCCTTGCAATAAGCCCCTCCACGTTAGCCCTTTCAGGTCTTGGTAGTGCTCATGCTAGAAAAATTAAACTCATCAATAATTTAAATTATGATATTACTTTAGATGCTATACCTGTAGATACAGCTTTTTCCCCCGCCCTCCCCACAGGTACTACTTTGTCTAATACTACGTGTAATACTGTAACGCCATTGATTGCTAAGGGAGGTTCATGTGAGATCACAATAACGCCGGATTCTACTGTATCAACTAATGATTCTGGCACACTTTGTACTTTAGGCGTGGCTCCCAAGCCGAGTGTACTTACTGTTACAGCTAATTCAGGCACAGTCCATGCAGAAGTTAATGTTGTAGTATTGGGATATGGCTGTCAGTATCAAGGAGGTTATATTTTTTCAATCGATGATACAACTGTAGTTACACGAAGTATTGGGGGTAAAGTTGTTGCCTATAAAGATCAAACCTCTAGGTGGTGGATGCCTATTATTAATGGTGGGTATCCTTATTTGGTGAGTATCTGGGGAATCGATGAGGGGTCTTCGTATTTAAATCCAAGTCCTAATGCATCTTCTAGCATGCCTGCCGAATTGAAGGCAGGTCAACTTAATTGCAATGGGAATTATGATGGCGCTTGCAACAGTAATAATATTATTACTGTTTATTATCCAGAACAAGAATATGCGGCAGCCATTTGCAATCAACCCATCGATTCATTAGGTAATTATCCATGCATTACGGGCACATGTTATACAGATTGGTATTTACCTTCGATTTGTGAAATGGATTCCGTGGGTTTCGGATACTCTAATTGTCCCTCAGATGCACAAAGTATGACAAAGAATCTTTTGGGCTTAATTGGCAATTATTCTAATAGTTGTTCGTTTAATACAACAAATAATTGTATTGCTGATTTTCATTGGAGCTCTACTCAACTTTCAAGTAATACACAAGATTATGCGTGGTTTGAATATTTCTACAATGGTGGAGGCTATCAGAGCAATTACAATAATAAACCTAATTATTTCCTATTAAGGTGTGTTCGGAGTTTAACTTATTAA
- a CDS encoding aminoglycoside phosphotransferase family protein, producing the protein MLTSEDIKQLNDFFNLTIAADTVQKISGGDVNETYLIESADKKFIVKTIHDDAYTKDYNVTLNELISSITFSEHIAQQFLETENASSALFVKQDCVLKTPSGLFTVYPFSPGSIKENEAISLVMTKKIAQFLSLLHQTEPAFNYSFAKEKIKIFKNIGQEIINLSLWAKIKKCSHEAFLFPKLNQIATYLLTNRATFLNAINQLEGTIICHNDLKPKNVLWEDERRFKIIDWETTGLFDPYADYLDTLLAWCTHYNGKEITLHQEKLQTFVSTYPLVSHAELQRNLPVIFIKWYFWLAFCSKKMVDNPKQWRHYYWHLCYSVNFIIFLINHEFFKKL; encoded by the coding sequence ATGCTTACATCCGAAGATATTAAACAACTCAACGATTTTTTCAACTTAACTATTGCCGCAGATACAGTGCAAAAAATTAGCGGAGGAGATGTCAACGAGACTTATCTTATTGAAAGCGCAGATAAAAAATTTATTGTAAAAACCATTCATGACGATGCATATACAAAAGATTATAACGTTACACTTAATGAACTCATCAGTTCGATTACCTTCAGTGAACATATCGCCCAACAATTTCTTGAGACTGAGAACGCATCATCCGCATTATTCGTCAAACAAGATTGTGTGCTCAAAACGCCATCGGGATTATTTACGGTGTATCCATTTTCGCCTGGATCGATTAAAGAAAATGAAGCTATTTCCTTAGTGATGACAAAAAAAATTGCCCAATTTCTTTCTTTGCTGCATCAGACTGAGCCCGCTTTTAATTATTCATTCGCCAAAGAAAAAATAAAAATATTTAAAAACATAGGTCAAGAAATAATCAACCTCTCTCTTTGGGCTAAAATAAAAAAATGCTCTCACGAGGCCTTTCTATTTCCCAAGCTCAATCAAATCGCCACCTATTTATTAACTAATAGAGCAACATTCCTTAATGCAATAAACCAATTAGAGGGAACGATCATTTGCCACAATGATTTAAAGCCAAAAAATGTTTTATGGGAGGATGAACGGCGTTTTAAGATTATTGACTGGGAAACGACCGGGCTTTTTGATCCATATGCTGATTACTTAGACACGCTTCTAGCGTGGTGCACTCACTATAATGGAAAAGAAATTACCTTACACCAAGAAAAACTACAGACTTTTGTCAGTACATATCCGCTTGTATCTCATGCGGAACTACAAAGGAATCTACCTGTCATTTTTATAAAATGGTATTTTTGGCTCGCCTTTTGTAGCAAAAAAATGGTTGATAACCCCAAACAATGGCGACACTACTATTGGCATCTTTGCTACTCGGTTAATTTTATTATTTTCTTAATCAATCATGAGTTTTTTAAAAAGTTATAA